Proteins from a genomic interval of Odontesthes bonariensis isolate fOdoBon6 chromosome 7, fOdoBon6.hap1, whole genome shotgun sequence:
- the kxd1 gene encoding kxDL motif-containing protein 1, producing MVEPTASSVFCNRMLSMVNSEDVNAIIQAQRHMLDRFEKTNEMLINFNGLSNVRLQQMNERFLLHTRTLVEMKKDLDSIFRRIRTLKGKISKQYPEAFSNVHESPILEDDDDEFDPIPPSFATTITTATSEHSTESCDTSPDVISPTVSRCSEDLSQEPPDTPTSDFLETAVLQDEGPDSVPAE from the exons ATGGTGGAACCCACAGCATCTAGCGTGTTCTGTAACAGGATGCTGAGCATGGTTAACTCTGAGGATGTGAACGCCATCATACAGGCTCAGAGACACAT GCTTGACCGCTTTGAGAAAACCAATGAAATGTTGATCAACTTTAATGGACTGTCAAATGTGCGACTGCAGCAGATGAATGAGCGCTTCCTGCTACACACCCGCACTCTGGTGGAGATGAAGAAAGATCTGGATAGTATCTTCCGAAGGATCAG GACATTAAAAGGGAAAATTTCTAAGCAGTACCCTGAGGCCTTCAGCA ATGTCCACGAGTCGCCCATCTTGGAGGATGACGATGATGAATTTGACCCAATACCTCCAAGTTTTGCGACAACAATCACAACAGCCACCTCGGAGCACAGCACAGAGTCCTGTGACACAAGTCCTGATGTGATCTCACCCACAGTGAGCAGATGTTCTGAAGATCTCTCTCAAGAGCCACCTGACACGCCCACCTCTGACTTCCTAGAGACAGCTGTCCTGCAGGATGAGGGTCCTGACTCTGTACCTGCAGAGTAA
- the LOC142383851 gene encoding endoplasmic reticulum-Golgi intermediate compartment protein 2-like isoform X1: MRRLTKKKALTLVKELDAFPKVPESYVESTASGGTVSLIAFTLMAVLAFLEFFVYRNTWMKYEYEVDKDFSSKLRINVDITVAMRCQYIGADVLDLAETMVASDGLKYEPVNFELSPDQRLWQMTLLHIQERLRVEHSLQDVLFKAAIKGAPPGQIRSADDSSSHSACRIHGHLYVNKVAGNFHITVGKSIPHPRGHAHLAALVSHDSYNFSHRIDHLSFGEAIPGIISPLDGTEKISPDSNHMFQYFITIVPTKLNTYKVSADTHQFSVTERERAINHAAGSHGVSGIFMKYDISSLMVKVTEQHMPLWQFLVRLCGIVGGIFSTTGMIHGMVGFLVDVICCRFQMGVYRHLNAPLNIQEDGQSVLPTDGYAEQ; this comes from the exons ATGAGGAGACTGACGAAGAAGAAGGCTCTGACCCTGGTGAAGGAGTTGGACGCTTTTCCTAAAGTACCTGAGAGCTACGTGGAGTCCACAGCGAGCGGCGgaacag TGTCTCTGATAGCTTTCACCCTCATGGCTGTCCTTGCCTTCCTGGAATTTTTTGTGTACAGAAACACATGGATGAAGTACGAGTATGAGGTGGACAAAGACTTCAGCAG CAAACTGAGGATAAATGTGGACATCACAGTGGCGATGAGATGCCAGT ATATAGGAGCGGATGTCTTGGATCTGGCAGAGACCATGGTCGCATCAGATGGTTTGAAATATGAACCA gtTAACTTTGAGCTTTCACCAGATCAAAGATTATGGCAAat GACTCTTCTGCACATCCAGGAGCGTCTGAGAGTTGAACACTCCCTGCAGGATGTGCTCTTCAAGGCTGCAATAAAAGGAGCTCCTCCCGGTCAGATTCGAAG TGCGGACGACTCCAGTTCTCACAGTGCCTGCAGGATACATGGACATCTGTATGTCAACAAAGTGGCAGGAAATTTCCATATTACTGTTGGCAA GTCCATCCCGCACCCCAGAGGCCACGCACATCTGGCTGCCCTCGTCAGCCATgact CTTACAACTTCTCTCATCGGATTGACCACCTGTCCTTCGGAGAAGCGATCCCTGGCATTATCAGCCCTCTGGATGGCACAGAGAAAATCTCTCCCGACT CTAACCACATGTTTCAGTACTTCATCACCATCGTGCCCACTAAGCTGAACACCTATAAAGTTTCTGCTGATACGCATCAGTTCTCGGTCACAGAGAGG GAACGAGCGATAAACCATGCTGCAGGCAGCCATGGCGTCTCAGGGATCTTTATGAAATACGATATCAGCTCACTAATGGTCAAAGTCACTGAGCAGCACATGCCTCTCTGGCAGTTTCTCGTCAGACTCTGCGGCATCGTCGGGGGAATTTTCTCCACCACAG GGATGATCCATGGGATGGTGGGATTCTTGGTTGATGTGATCTGCTGTCGTTTCCAAATGGGAGTCTACAGACATCTGAAT GCTCCCCTGAATATACAGGAGGACGGTCAATCTGTGCTGCCTACAGACGGTTACGCTGAGCAGTGA
- the sinhcaf gene encoding SIN3-HDAC complex-associated factor yields MFGFHKPKMYRSLDGCCICRAKSSSSRFTDSKRYEKDFRSCFGLSETRSGEICNACVLLVKRWKKLPVGTKKNWNHVVDARGGPSLKITSRPKKIKSVSKTARPTQISRLQKELKRNNSDAHSTTSSASPAQSPSYSNLSDDGSDTELSPGSSRSPVFSFLDLTYWKRQKVCCGIIYKGRFGEVLIDPHLFKPCCRKKQREQQQQLQEEEEEEEEEDEEEEEEVEVEEGQVGVEKPQTEGEVKEMPMCEENAEPAKLCVTVTTPPARSGEVAAEGW; encoded by the exons ATGTTTGGCTTTCACAAGCCCAAAATGTACAGGAGTTTGGACGGCTGCTGCATCTGCCGCGCAAAGTCGTCCAGCTCTCGTTTCACGGACAGCAAGCGCTATGAGAAGGACTTCAGGAGCTGTTTTGG GTTGAGTGAAACCCGATCTGGAGAGATCTGTAATGCCTGCGTTCTCCTTGTCAAGAGATGGAAAAAACTTCCTGTGGGAACCAAGAAGAACTGGAACCAC GTTGTTGACGCCAGAGGAGGCCCGAGCCTGAAGATCACCTCCAGGCCTAAGAAAATAAAGTCTGTCTCCAAGACAGCTCGACCGACCCAGATCAGCAGGCTGCAGAAAGAACTTAAAAGAAACA ATTCAGATGCCCACAGCACAACCTCCAGTGCCTCTCCCGCTCAGTCTCCCAGCTACAGTAACCTCTCAGATGACGGTTCTGACACCGAGCTGAGCCCAGGATCCAGCCGCTCTCCCGTTTTCTCATTTCTGGACCTGACTTATTGGAAGAG GCAAAAGGTCTGCTGTGGAATAATCTACAAAGGGCGCTTTGGGGAGGTGCTCATCGACCCCCATTTGTTCAAACCATGCTGCCGCAAAAAGCAgcgagagcagcagcagcagctacaagaagaggaagaggaggaggaggaggaggatgaggaggaggaggaagaggtggaggtggaggagggccaAGTGGGGGTGGAAAAACCCCAGACAGAGGGGGAAGTGAAGGAGATGCCTATGTGCGAGGAAAATGCAGAACCTGCTAAGCTATGCGTCACCGTGACAACACCCCCGGCCAGGAGCGGGGAGGTGGCGGCAGAAGGCTGGTGA
- the LOC142383851 gene encoding endoplasmic reticulum-Golgi intermediate compartment protein 2-like isoform X2 — protein MKYEYEVDKDFSSKLRINVDITVAMRCQYIGADVLDLAETMVASDGLKYEPVNFELSPDQRLWQMTLLHIQERLRVEHSLQDVLFKAAIKGAPPGQIRSADDSSSHSACRIHGHLYVNKVAGNFHITVGKSIPHPRGHAHLAALVSHDSYNFSHRIDHLSFGEAIPGIISPLDGTEKISPDSNHMFQYFITIVPTKLNTYKVSADTHQFSVTERERAINHAAGSHGVSGIFMKYDISSLMVKVTEQHMPLWQFLVRLCGIVGGIFSTTGMIHGMVGFLVDVICCRFQMGVYRHLNAPLNIQEDGQSVLPTDGYAEQ, from the exons ATGAAGTACGAGTATGAGGTGGACAAAGACTTCAGCAG CAAACTGAGGATAAATGTGGACATCACAGTGGCGATGAGATGCCAGT ATATAGGAGCGGATGTCTTGGATCTGGCAGAGACCATGGTCGCATCAGATGGTTTGAAATATGAACCA gtTAACTTTGAGCTTTCACCAGATCAAAGATTATGGCAAat GACTCTTCTGCACATCCAGGAGCGTCTGAGAGTTGAACACTCCCTGCAGGATGTGCTCTTCAAGGCTGCAATAAAAGGAGCTCCTCCCGGTCAGATTCGAAG TGCGGACGACTCCAGTTCTCACAGTGCCTGCAGGATACATGGACATCTGTATGTCAACAAAGTGGCAGGAAATTTCCATATTACTGTTGGCAA GTCCATCCCGCACCCCAGAGGCCACGCACATCTGGCTGCCCTCGTCAGCCATgact CTTACAACTTCTCTCATCGGATTGACCACCTGTCCTTCGGAGAAGCGATCCCTGGCATTATCAGCCCTCTGGATGGCACAGAGAAAATCTCTCCCGACT CTAACCACATGTTTCAGTACTTCATCACCATCGTGCCCACTAAGCTGAACACCTATAAAGTTTCTGCTGATACGCATCAGTTCTCGGTCACAGAGAGG GAACGAGCGATAAACCATGCTGCAGGCAGCCATGGCGTCTCAGGGATCTTTATGAAATACGATATCAGCTCACTAATGGTCAAAGTCACTGAGCAGCACATGCCTCTCTGGCAGTTTCTCGTCAGACTCTGCGGCATCGTCGGGGGAATTTTCTCCACCACAG GGATGATCCATGGGATGGTGGGATTCTTGGTTGATGTGATCTGCTGTCGTTTCCAAATGGGAGTCTACAGACATCTGAAT GCTCCCCTGAATATACAGGAGGACGGTCAATCTGTGCTGCCTACAGACGGTTACGCTGAGCAGTGA